Proteins encoded by one window of Streptomyces uncialis:
- a CDS encoding ParB N-terminal domain-containing protein has translation MTKDYGRPGRADDNRGTVARRLDEAAAKSGPQERLTIEWRGQPTHLDVIQLPVGDLYYNPGTHRVRAQRSYDPVREAQLEEDPWSPAGQEYLGTLLKALPSAPSRVDPEFTALKESLQEYGQSDPGLVTWDGVLVNGNTRRAALMDLFGPTTEMRVAVLPESCDWGDIAKVELSLQLRKEHRRDYSYINRLLAVQELVKQGTPLPVIAATFRTTVARCEQDQWVYSCVEAMIERSAKAGVRLPLVAFENDAEKLRELQRAYAKAYAANPENADLLLESRMSAIMLGFSKTDVRHIEPDFGVRYLESTLPEGLLPAPAKQEGVAIPGLGRSVRGPSLKLAAAKTLTDTVLQARAVAEASASQVVPSEEVAKFAGQLDDIKKAMDGAIDRAGRDNRVRKRKQAAPARLADACQSIEQCVTDLVMSRASRSLDEEGFDDAVVVLRKALTKLARESGRTVKNPGDGVAWLISAMEKDD, from the coding sequence ATGACAAAGGACTACGGCCGGCCGGGCCGGGCGGACGATAACCGCGGCACGGTCGCACGACGGCTCGACGAGGCCGCGGCGAAAAGCGGCCCTCAGGAGCGTCTGACCATCGAGTGGCGCGGGCAGCCCACCCACCTCGACGTGATTCAGCTCCCCGTGGGGGACCTCTACTACAACCCGGGCACTCACCGGGTCCGCGCCCAGCGCAGCTACGACCCCGTGCGGGAAGCGCAGCTCGAAGAGGACCCGTGGAGCCCGGCTGGCCAGGAGTATCTCGGAACCCTGCTCAAGGCACTGCCCTCGGCACCGTCCCGGGTGGACCCGGAGTTCACCGCGCTGAAGGAGAGCCTCCAGGAGTACGGCCAGAGCGACCCGGGCCTGGTGACCTGGGACGGTGTACTGGTCAACGGCAACACCCGCCGCGCCGCTCTGATGGACCTCTTCGGTCCCACGACGGAGATGCGGGTCGCCGTCCTGCCGGAATCCTGCGACTGGGGCGACATTGCCAAGGTGGAGCTATCGCTCCAGCTCCGCAAGGAACACCGCCGGGATTACTCGTACATCAACCGTCTGCTGGCGGTCCAGGAGCTGGTGAAGCAGGGCACACCGCTGCCGGTGATCGCCGCGACGTTCCGTACGACGGTCGCCAGGTGTGAGCAGGACCAGTGGGTCTACTCGTGCGTGGAAGCGATGATCGAGCGGAGCGCCAAGGCGGGGGTACGACTGCCGCTGGTCGCCTTCGAGAACGACGCGGAGAAGCTGCGGGAGCTGCAACGGGCCTACGCCAAGGCTTACGCGGCCAATCCCGAGAATGCGGATCTGCTGCTGGAGTCGCGGATGTCCGCCATCATGCTCGGGTTCTCGAAGACCGACGTCCGGCATATCGAGCCGGACTTCGGGGTGAGGTATCTGGAGTCCACTCTCCCGGAGGGCCTTCTCCCCGCCCCCGCCAAACAGGAGGGCGTGGCGATCCCGGGGCTCGGCCGCTCGGTGAGGGGCCCGTCCCTCAAGCTGGCGGCCGCCAAGACCCTCACCGACACCGTGCTCCAGGCCCGTGCCGTCGCCGAAGCCTCGGCGTCCCAGGTCGTGCCGTCGGAGGAGGTGGCCAAGTTCGCCGGGCAGCTGGATGACATCAAGAAGGCCATGGACGGCGCCATCGACCGGGCCGGCCGGGACAACCGGGTGCGCAAGCGGAAGCAGGCCGCTCCCGCACGGCTCGCCGACGCCTGCCAGTCCATCGAACAGTGCGTGACTGACCTGGTCATGTCCCGCGCTTCCCGCAGCCTGGACGAAGAGGGCTTCGACGATGCCGTCGTCGTGCTCAGGAAGGCCCTGACGAAGCTGGCCCGCGAGTCCGGGCGGACCGTCAAGAATCCAGGTGACGGCGTCGCCTGGCTGATCTCCGCGATGGAGAAGGACGACTAG